One Candidatus Neomarinimicrobiota bacterium genomic region harbors:
- a CDS encoding iron-containing alcohol dehydrogenase: MKEISGQTNVLSYRFGSGSVKGIGREIGKFVVVTMDIPWNITRDLLGRIPEEVVFVNSVDQVVLDQQLLNLPECDTIIGIGGGLAVDAAKYFSWKRNLKLVTIPTVISVNAFVTPATGIRINHEVKYVGTASPDPLIIDYDIIRTAPPTLNIAGIGDLLSMHTATFDWEYAQSKGQSEYPFSTAAVKEARGILEELYAVIPEIRDITDKGLLAIVQGYMKLNAVCIPADHYRVEEGSEHFLFYELEERLKRSFIHGHIVGLGIYLMSRLQNNKAEGITAIMDEVKLDYHPVTMGIKRQDLVDSLKNLKSFVQGKAHLWFTMIDDSEISEGWIDDTLADLRF, from the coding sequence ATGAAAGAAATATCAGGCCAGACAAATGTATTATCATACCGGTTTGGCTCTGGTAGCGTCAAGGGGATTGGCAGGGAAATTGGCAAATTTGTTGTTGTAACAATGGATATCCCCTGGAATATCACAAGAGACTTGCTGGGCAGAATCCCAGAGGAAGTGGTGTTTGTAAACTCGGTGGATCAAGTAGTCTTGGATCAACAGTTATTGAATCTTCCGGAATGTGATACCATAATTGGTATCGGTGGCGGTTTGGCTGTGGATGCTGCCAAATACTTTTCATGGAAACGAAATCTCAAGCTGGTGACCATTCCAACTGTAATCAGTGTGAATGCATTTGTGACACCTGCCACTGGAATCAGGATCAATCATGAGGTTAAGTATGTTGGAACAGCCAGTCCGGATCCTCTGATCATAGACTATGATATTATCCGCACTGCTCCGCCGACCTTGAATATTGCAGGCATTGGGGATCTACTTTCCATGCACACTGCTACTTTTGATTGGGAATATGCCCAGAGTAAAGGTCAGTCTGAATATCCTTTTTCTACGGCAGCAGTCAAGGAAGCCAGAGGAATACTTGAAGAACTATATGCGGTAATTCCTGAGATAAGAGATATTACTGATAAGGGGTTGCTCGCCATCGTTCAGGGTTATATGAAATTGAATGCGGTCTGTATTCCTGCAGACCACTATCGTGTGGAAGAAGGTTCGGAGCATTTTCTTTTTTATGAGTTGGAAGAACGGTTAAAACGATCGTTCATTCACGGGCATATTGTGGGATTGGGAATATATCTGATGAGTCGATTGCAGAATAATAAGGCTGAAGGAATCACTGCAATTATGGATGAGGTCAAATTGGATTATCATCCAGTGACAATGGGTATCAAGCGCCAAGATTTGGTTGATTCCTTAAAAAACCTGAAATCTTTTGTTCAGGGCAAGGCACATTTATGGTTCACAATGATAGATGATTCAGAAATATCTGAGGGATGGATCGATGATACTTTGGCTGACTTGAGGTTCTGA
- a CDS encoding tetratricopeptide repeat protein gives MRRTFVTILIALLALFAVVSVWKRSSGDAVSKDDDRISTFPEKEKIQQFWEVYRRATRFRIAGNPRKAVAEYRKAISLNNSHEDALYYLGNMYFDLGELEAAEQIWRRLAEVNPNSARAHSQLGTIYLMIENGNMFNLDAAEAEFQRAFAINKEVTAPVLRLGQIALIRGNFSESQRLFNAVIGSNTRSVEAHFLTGYIDWKRGNLQKALTSLTKAAEYSRPTAPVQRFSGEGDTKSGRPAGSTIDPKEGGLFETYFSNLSELTMAELPLEINSRYRQLDAFLEQISHKIEHQTNTGAITGGQR, from the coding sequence GTGCGTAGAACTTTTGTCACCATACTGATTGCACTCCTTGCCCTGTTTGCTGTTGTCTCTGTATGGAAGCGCTCTTCAGGTGACGCAGTCTCTAAAGATGACGACAGGATCTCAACGTTTCCTGAGAAAGAAAAGATTCAACAGTTTTGGGAAGTCTACCGACGGGCCACAAGATTTCGTATTGCCGGCAATCCGCGAAAGGCTGTCGCCGAATACCGTAAGGCGATCAGCCTCAACAACAGTCACGAGGACGCCCTCTACTATCTGGGCAATATGTACTTCGACTTGGGAGAGCTTGAAGCAGCTGAACAGATCTGGAGGCGCTTGGCAGAAGTCAACCCAAACAGTGCCCGCGCTCATTCTCAGCTGGGAACCATTTATCTAATGATCGAAAACGGAAATATGTTCAACCTTGATGCGGCCGAAGCTGAGTTCCAACGGGCCTTTGCCATTAACAAAGAAGTGACTGCTCCCGTGCTTCGCCTCGGGCAAATCGCACTTATCCGAGGAAACTTTTCAGAATCTCAACGCCTCTTCAATGCCGTCATCGGATCGAACACTAGAAGCGTAGAGGCGCACTTTCTAACAGGCTATATCGACTGGAAGAGGGGAAATCTTCAAAAAGCGTTAACTTCTCTAACTAAAGCAGCGGAATATTCGCGACCTACGGCACCTGTTCAACGTTTTTCTGGAGAAGGGGACACTAAATCAGGCCGTCCGGCGGGCAGCACAATAGACCCAAAAGAGGGGGGTCTCTTCGAAACTTACTTCAGCAATCTGTCTGAACTGACGATGGCCGAACTTCCCCTAGAAATAAACAGCCGCTACAGACAATTGGATGCATTTCTTGAACAGATTAGTCACAAGATTGAGCACCAGACAAACACCGGCGCAATTACTGGCGGACAACGATGA
- a CDS encoding CRTAC1 family protein — protein MAAKSSRRRRRLITTTLGVSSFIVAVTAIIWLISKPDRPYIPGEKIEGLTAELERTIPDNYPKITFVDATHDAGISFRHFSGRRSSQLPEDMGSGAAWGDYDNDGWLDLFVANEAGPLTLTEEEVAASAAHCALYRNNGDGTFEEVSSEAGVDLRACAMAPTWGDYDNDGWLDLFISCYGKNVFYHNNGDGTFSDKTTETGLGGRPGFWTGASWSDFNRDGFIDLYVCGYVQYASSENKKTTLQYDVEVPVSINPSSFRPDRNLLYRNNGDGSFSEISSKAGVEDLRGRSLSAAWCDFDEDGWPDLYVANDVSDNVLFRNLGNETFEEISHVAHVADYRGAMGIAVGDWDGDADMDMYITHWLAQENALYSGMLSQLTRLDITSNTTKFMDEADRHGLGQIALDFIGFGTSFFDYDNDGWLDLYVANGSTIQRREKSWLLIPMPDQLFWNRGTEEGFYDVSTVSGEVLQSEHVGRGAAFADYDNDGDVDIFVVNNDGPGLLLRNDGGNRNRWLQLRLEGTQSNRQAIGARLRLAARDRVQSRQVGAQSSYLSQNSLVEHFGLGNASKADTIEIIWPSGLTEVLRHVASGQTLHIVEGENPL, from the coding sequence GTGGCCGCAAAATCCTCCCGGCGAAGACGCCGCCTTATTACAACCACCCTTGGTGTTTCCTCTTTTATTGTAGCTGTTACTGCTATAATCTGGCTTATTTCTAAACCGGACAGACCCTACATCCCGGGCGAAAAAATTGAGGGTTTGACGGCTGAGCTGGAACGGACAATTCCAGACAATTACCCAAAGATTACCTTTGTGGACGCCACTCACGATGCAGGTATCTCCTTCAGGCATTTCTCCGGCAGACGATCATCACAGCTTCCTGAGGACATGGGTTCCGGTGCCGCCTGGGGAGATTACGACAACGACGGCTGGCTCGATCTGTTTGTAGCCAACGAAGCAGGCCCTCTTACTCTCACCGAAGAAGAGGTCGCCGCCTCTGCGGCTCACTGCGCGCTCTACCGTAACAACGGGGACGGTACCTTTGAAGAAGTAAGCTCGGAAGCCGGTGTCGATCTCCGGGCCTGTGCAATGGCTCCCACATGGGGGGATTATGACAACGACGGTTGGCTGGACCTTTTCATATCGTGCTACGGCAAGAACGTTTTCTATCACAATAATGGCGATGGTACATTCAGCGATAAGACAACAGAAACGGGACTTGGCGGACGACCCGGTTTCTGGACAGGGGCATCCTGGAGTGATTTCAACCGTGACGGTTTTATCGACCTCTACGTCTGTGGTTATGTACAGTATGCCTCCAGTGAAAACAAAAAAACGACACTACAGTACGATGTGGAAGTTCCCGTCAGTATTAACCCTTCATCCTTCCGTCCGGACCGCAATCTGCTCTATCGCAATAACGGTGACGGGAGCTTCAGCGAAATATCCTCAAAGGCCGGCGTCGAGGACCTTCGTGGACGTAGTCTCTCTGCCGCCTGGTGCGATTTCGACGAAGACGGCTGGCCAGACCTGTACGTGGCGAACGACGTCTCCGATAACGTACTTTTCAGAAATCTGGGTAATGAAACATTCGAAGAAATCAGCCATGTAGCACATGTGGCTGATTATCGCGGAGCTATGGGAATTGCTGTTGGAGACTGGGACGGCGATGCAGACATGGACATGTATATCACACACTGGCTCGCACAGGAAAATGCGCTTTACAGCGGAATGCTGTCTCAACTCACACGCTTAGACATCACCTCAAATACGACCAAATTCATGGACGAGGCGGATCGCCATGGATTGGGGCAAATCGCCCTCGATTTTATTGGATTCGGTACCTCCTTCTTTGATTACGACAACGACGGCTGGCTCGATCTGTACGTGGCGAACGGTAGCACTATTCAGCGGAGGGAGAAGTCGTGGCTACTGATTCCAATGCCCGATCAGCTTTTCTGGAACCGGGGAACTGAAGAAGGGTTTTATGATGTTTCCACCGTCAGCGGGGAAGTCCTCCAATCGGAACACGTTGGCAGGGGCGCTGCCTTCGCAGATTACGACAATGATGGTGACGTTGACATCTTCGTCGTTAACAACGATGGTCCTGGACTGCTGCTGAGAAACGATGGCGGCAACCGGAACCGATGGCTGCAGCTCCGGCTGGAAGGGACGCAGAGTAACCGGCAGGCTATTGGGGCCAGGCTGCGTCTGGCGGCGCGAGACCGAGTACAGTCACGTCAGGTGGGGGCGCAAAGTTCCTATCTATCCCAAAACAGTCTAGTTGAGCATTTCGGCCTCGGAAATGCGTCAAAGGCTGATACCATCGAAATCATCTGGCCCAGCGGGCTAACAGAAGTGTTGCGCCATGTAGCATCCGGCCAGACACTCCACATTGTGGAGGGGGAGAACCCTCTTTAG